One genomic window of Nakamurella panacisegetis includes the following:
- a CDS encoding ISL3 family transposase, translated as MADSTFATPDLTTFARLDTLGLQVTGQFLEPDRAVLACRAVKGDELCRACGEPGRPRDSTTRRLAHEPFGWRPTILLVTVRRFRCDGCGLVWRQDTSAAAEPRARLSRGGLRWALTALVCQHLTVARIAEALGVSWNTANDAVLTEGRRVLISDPSRFDGVRVIGVDEHVWRHTRRGDKFVTVIIDLTPVRDRTGPARLLDMVEGRSKQVFKTWLSQRPETWRTGVEVVAMDGFTGFKTAAVEELDEVTVVMDPFHVVRLAGQCLELCRRRIQLATTGHRGHSGDPLYSARRTLSTGADLLTEKQQLRIAELFANEQHLAVEATWGVYQIMISAYRDPNRAAGKNRIRQLIDSLASGVPAALIEVRTLGRTLRKRASDILAYFDRPGTSNGPTEAINGRLEHLRGSALGFRSLTNYIARSLMETGGFRPGLHLRLR; from the coding sequence ATGGCTGACTCTACTTTTGCGACCCCTGATCTGACCACGTTCGCCCGGCTGGACACGCTCGGTCTGCAGGTGACCGGGCAGTTTCTGGAGCCGGACCGGGCGGTGTTGGCCTGTCGAGCCGTCAAGGGGGACGAGCTGTGTCGGGCGTGTGGTGAGCCCGGCCGGCCGCGGGATTCCACCACCCGGCGGCTGGCGCACGAGCCCTTCGGGTGGCGACCGACGATCCTTTTGGTCACCGTCCGCCGGTTCCGCTGCGACGGCTGCGGTTTGGTGTGGCGGCAGGACACCTCGGCGGCGGCCGAACCGCGGGCCCGGCTCTCGCGCGGCGGGTTGCGGTGGGCCCTGACTGCGCTGGTCTGCCAGCACCTAACCGTCGCCAGGATCGCTGAGGCACTGGGCGTTTCATGGAACACCGCCAACGACGCGGTACTGACCGAGGGCCGGCGGGTGCTGATCAGCGACCCGAGCCGCTTCGACGGGGTCAGGGTCATCGGCGTGGACGAGCACGTGTGGCGGCACACCCGCCGGGGGGACAAATTTGTCACCGTCATCATCGACCTGACCCCGGTCCGGGACCGGACCGGGCCGGCCCGGCTCCTGGACATGGTGGAGGGCCGGTCCAAACAGGTGTTCAAGACGTGGCTGTCCCAGCGGCCCGAGACGTGGCGCACTGGTGTGGAAGTCGTCGCGATGGACGGGTTCACCGGTTTCAAGACCGCCGCCGTGGAGGAACTCGACGAAGTCACCGTGGTGATGGACCCGTTCCACGTCGTGCGCCTGGCCGGGCAATGCCTGGAGCTGTGCCGACGGCGGATCCAACTGGCCACCACCGGCCACCGGGGCCACTCCGGCGACCCGCTGTATTCAGCTCGCCGCACCTTGAGTACCGGCGCCGACCTGCTCACCGAGAAACAGCAACTGCGAATCGCGGAACTGTTCGCGAATGAGCAGCATCTGGCCGTGGAAGCCACCTGGGGCGTCTACCAAATCATGATCAGCGCCTACCGTGACCCCAACCGGGCGGCCGGGAAGAACCGGATCCGGCAGCTGATCGACTCCCTCGCCAGCGGCGTCCCGGCCGCTCTGATCGAGGTCCGCACCCTCGGCCGAACCTTGAGGAAACGAGCCAGCGACATCCTGGCCTACTTCGACCGCCCGGGCACCAGCAACGGACCGACCGAAGCGATCAACGGCCGCCTTGAACACCTCCGCGGCTCCGCGTTGGGCTTCCGCAGCCTCACCAACTACATCGCCCGATCACTCATGGAAACCGGCGGATTCAGACCCGGACTACACCTTCGATTGCGATGA
- a CDS encoding FAD-dependent oxidoreductase → MNSSALPARTEVAIVGAGPTGLTLAVTLASAGIEFVLLDRLTEGANTSRAAVVHARTLEVLDELDTAQALISRGLQVQQFTVRDGSHRLLTVPFGGLPTPYPYALMIAQCETEAVLLARLRALGHDVHRPHEVASVMQDDDGVTLTMTTGHTMRAAYAVGADGMHSAVRESSGIGFTGSTYAESFVLADVTMDWSAGALEVSLTFAAAGLTVVAPLPGGHYRIVATVDEAPAAPDLAFVQRLLDERAPGRGRISGLAWSSRFRVNHRVADHFRDGRLLLAGDAAHVHSPAGGQGMNTGIQDGYALGRAFATHQLGGYEEQRRPVAQRVVAFTDRMTRIATTRNVGLRAARNFALPLLGHVPAFRRNLATELAELNYR, encoded by the coding sequence ATGAACAGCTCCGCACTGCCGGCTCGCACGGAGGTGGCCATCGTCGGCGCCGGTCCGACCGGACTGACCCTGGCCGTCACCCTGGCGTCGGCCGGGATCGAGTTCGTCCTTCTGGACCGGCTGACCGAAGGCGCCAACACGTCGCGGGCCGCCGTGGTGCACGCCCGGACGCTGGAGGTTCTGGACGAGCTCGACACGGCGCAGGCCTTGATCTCCCGCGGTCTCCAGGTCCAGCAGTTCACGGTCCGCGACGGTTCCCACCGGCTGCTCACCGTTCCGTTCGGCGGACTCCCCACGCCGTACCCGTATGCGCTGATGATCGCCCAGTGCGAGACCGAGGCGGTCCTGCTCGCTCGGCTGCGGGCCTTGGGTCATGACGTGCATCGTCCCCATGAGGTGGCATCGGTGATGCAGGACGACGACGGCGTCACCCTGACCATGACCACCGGGCACACCATGCGCGCGGCCTACGCCGTCGGCGCCGACGGCATGCACAGTGCCGTGCGAGAGTCGTCGGGCATAGGGTTCACCGGCAGCACGTACGCCGAGTCGTTCGTCCTGGCCGACGTCACGATGGACTGGTCGGCCGGCGCGTTGGAAGTCTCCCTGACCTTCGCCGCCGCCGGGCTCACCGTCGTCGCGCCGCTGCCCGGCGGCCACTACCGCATCGTCGCCACCGTTGATGAGGCCCCGGCCGCCCCCGACCTCGCCTTCGTCCAACGGCTGTTGGACGAGCGGGCACCGGGGCGCGGGCGGATCAGCGGCCTGGCATGGTCTTCTCGTTTCCGGGTGAATCATCGGGTGGCCGACCACTTCCGCGACGGTCGGCTTCTCCTGGCCGGCGATGCGGCCCACGTCCACAGCCCGGCCGGCGGTCAGGGTATGAACACCGGGATCCAGGATGGATACGCCCTGGGTCGGGCTTTCGCCACCCACCAGCTCGGCGGGTACGAAGAGCAACGCCGGCCGGTCGCCCAACGGGTCGTCGCGTTCACCGACCGGATGACCCGCATTGCCACGACCCGCAACGTAGGGCTACGCGCCGCCCGCAACTTTGCACTCCCGTTACTCGGCCACGTGCCGGCATTTCGCCGGAACCTCGCCACTGAATTGGCCGAACTGAACTATCGGTAG
- a CDS encoding DUF6531 domain-containing protein — protein sequence MNSPKLTLEGDPQSIRASADRWGFFSTATSDSAEDIRRIDSGGFIGDEATLYHDRLNGDLPPHLDTTSEAWKAVSDALKVYASSLESLQSRMAALAARAGDQQGAVSSADGEAADAATADARHAADVEVAKKALEPGEKLPADTYQSQSTQASSQLAAAKGALQQTIDAANQVHGEHAAAVDQCVTAINRAAAMRFEEPPGFWGRLKNSVVGWIQDHVDVLQAISGVLKQISSIAGLLAMIPVLAPVMGPIAAVTGGAAVVIDATVYAATGKGSLTDIMMDAAGALPFAKGVKYVKDAVTGERAAKETAAVAGVVGDAKDATAATRAASDGPAAATVGADSKSVAAQSRAAGPHADSPSMADGSGGSVSDRAADQAGNAANTRTPPSRCTTAGDPINVVTGEMIMRQVDLELPGVLPLVLQRVHLSSYRWGSLFGPSWASTLEQRVEVGEGGVACFVAEDGVVLYYPDAGSVGGGDSALPVEGIRQWPLRRSVGGGWTVEDPDTGITRRFMAADDGGRSPIVELFDRHGNTVYFDYAPSGVICAVRHSGGYHVEVHTEHGVVTQLSVRDDGTAFPVASFGYDRAGNLVSTDDPAGQPMRFDCDDNGRIVQWTDRNHIWYRYEYDQDGRCVRTSGRGRVLSYGFSYLPGRTLVTDSLGAVTRYGYNGSGQVVRQVDPLGNATASVWDRYDRLLLRTDALGRTTQFGYDDEGRLIEVTYPDGRRESVQRNGLGLAVRIRDAAGAVWTRDYDDVGGLIGETDPLGAEVRYTRARTGTVATSTDPSGAVTVVTSNDAGLPVRVCDPLGGVNSLEYNGFGRAVRSVDPIGGVTEVGWTVGGKMAWRVGPDGGREEWTWDGEGNLTGHTDAAGGWTAIVSGVFDLPVLRINPDGSRMSFGYDTELRLTSVQNSAGRRWLYEYDAAGRLVAETDFNGRSLSYRHDALGRLVATRNGLGQETALQYDLAGNLIERETVDGVTSFAYDAAGRLMTAATAGAVVHLERDRCGRVVRETVNGRTVVSGFDSAGRRVSRLTPTGVASRWSFDAAGRPESLTSGRHEVRFEFDEAGREIGRLFSAGAVLAQQFDAGHRMITQVIGARSGPVATSRTFDYRVDGALAGLSNELTGVSRRFDLDPSGRVVGVRAAGWSENYAYDPLGQLSEASFAGCRSDGGGGREYAGTQITRAGNVNYGHDRQGRVVVRSKKRLSRKPETWRYSYDAHDRMVSAWSGDRQWSYTYDAFGRRISKQRRDASGHIAEQVLFTWDGNVLIEQVALGPGATPKVTTWDYLPGSWRPVTQADSRGKDRQFWAVVSDLVGTPTELVSPDGARVAWSNGDSTLWGAPRKLPDAPSKYDIDCPLRFPGQYADDETGLNYNRHRYYDPVAARYTTADPLGLAPADDPHGYVLNPTGWADPLGLAPCGATSPLDRAPNDLSAFGNRSGPRPPRASDIEIDENGMTVPQAPPTPSGASTFGDPLGARLTGHYHTIPEGTPMPDGLSVVRDGSDVGGPHSPTHATIYPTLPMSPETFAEKFTSLPWQHGGKL from the coding sequence CAATCGATCCGGGCCTCGGCCGACCGATGGGGATTCTTTTCCACCGCGACCTCCGATTCGGCCGAGGACATACGGAGGATCGATTCCGGCGGATTCATCGGGGACGAGGCGACGCTGTATCACGATCGGCTCAACGGCGATCTGCCGCCGCATCTGGACACGACATCCGAGGCCTGGAAAGCGGTGTCGGATGCGCTGAAGGTCTACGCATCCTCGCTGGAGAGCCTGCAGTCCCGGATGGCGGCGTTGGCTGCACGGGCCGGCGATCAGCAGGGGGCGGTGAGCTCCGCCGACGGGGAGGCGGCCGACGCGGCAACCGCCGATGCCCGGCACGCGGCGGACGTCGAGGTCGCGAAGAAGGCGCTCGAGCCGGGCGAGAAGTTGCCGGCCGACACCTATCAGAGCCAGTCCACGCAGGCGTCGTCACAGTTGGCGGCGGCCAAGGGGGCCCTGCAGCAGACGATCGACGCGGCCAACCAGGTGCACGGCGAGCACGCCGCCGCGGTCGATCAGTGCGTCACCGCCATCAATCGGGCCGCGGCCATGCGGTTCGAGGAACCGCCCGGTTTCTGGGGACGGCTGAAGAACTCGGTCGTCGGGTGGATCCAGGACCACGTCGATGTGCTGCAGGCGATCTCGGGCGTGCTGAAGCAGATCTCCAGCATCGCGGGGCTGCTGGCCATGATCCCAGTTCTCGCTCCTGTGATGGGGCCGATCGCCGCGGTGACCGGCGGCGCCGCCGTGGTGATCGACGCCACCGTCTACGCGGCCACCGGCAAAGGATCGTTGACCGACATCATGATGGACGCGGCCGGCGCGCTGCCCTTCGCCAAGGGGGTCAAGTACGTCAAGGATGCCGTCACAGGTGAGAGGGCGGCCAAGGAGACCGCAGCGGTGGCGGGTGTCGTCGGCGACGCCAAGGATGCGACGGCGGCGACCCGTGCGGCGTCCGACGGCCCGGCCGCCGCGACGGTGGGGGCGGACAGCAAGTCGGTTGCCGCGCAGTCGCGGGCGGCCGGCCCGCATGCGGATTCCCCGTCGATGGCGGACGGCTCCGGCGGTTCGGTCTCCGATCGTGCGGCGGACCAGGCCGGGAACGCGGCCAACACCAGGACTCCGCCGAGCCGCTGCACCACCGCCGGCGACCCGATCAACGTGGTCACCGGCGAGATGATCATGCGGCAGGTCGATCTCGAGCTGCCCGGGGTGCTGCCGTTGGTGCTGCAACGGGTCCACCTGAGCTCGTATCGATGGGGGAGCCTGTTCGGCCCGAGCTGGGCGTCGACGCTGGAGCAGCGGGTCGAGGTGGGCGAGGGTGGCGTGGCGTGCTTCGTGGCCGAGGACGGCGTCGTCCTGTACTACCCGGACGCGGGCTCGGTCGGCGGGGGCGATTCCGCCCTCCCGGTCGAGGGCATCCGGCAGTGGCCGCTCCGGCGAAGCGTCGGCGGCGGGTGGACCGTGGAGGATCCGGACACCGGGATCACGCGACGGTTCATGGCGGCCGACGACGGCGGACGGTCGCCCATCGTGGAGCTGTTCGATCGCCACGGCAACACGGTGTACTTCGACTACGCCCCGTCCGGCGTCATCTGTGCGGTCCGCCACTCAGGCGGCTATCACGTGGAGGTACACACCGAACACGGTGTGGTCACGCAACTGTCGGTACGGGACGACGGAACGGCGTTCCCGGTTGCCTCGTTCGGATACGACCGGGCCGGGAACCTGGTGAGCACCGACGATCCGGCCGGTCAGCCGATGCGGTTCGACTGCGACGACAACGGGCGGATCGTGCAGTGGACCGACCGGAACCACATCTGGTACCGCTACGAGTACGACCAGGACGGTCGTTGTGTGCGCACGTCTGGGCGCGGGCGGGTGCTGTCGTACGGGTTCTCGTACCTGCCGGGGCGCACGCTGGTCACCGACTCGCTGGGTGCGGTGACCCGGTACGGGTACAACGGCTCCGGTCAGGTGGTCCGTCAGGTCGATCCGCTGGGGAACGCGACCGCATCGGTCTGGGATCGCTACGACCGCCTGCTGCTCCGCACCGACGCCCTCGGCCGCACCACCCAGTTCGGATATGACGACGAGGGTCGGCTGATCGAGGTGACCTATCCCGACGGCCGCCGCGAATCGGTGCAGCGCAACGGACTCGGGCTGGCTGTGCGGATCCGCGACGCAGCCGGGGCCGTCTGGACCCGGGACTACGACGACGTCGGCGGTCTGATCGGCGAGACCGATCCGCTCGGCGCAGAGGTGCGCTACACGCGGGCTCGCACCGGAACCGTCGCCACCTCGACCGATCCCTCCGGCGCGGTCACCGTGGTCACCAGCAACGACGCCGGTTTGCCGGTGCGGGTGTGCGACCCCTTGGGCGGGGTGAACTCGCTGGAGTACAACGGGTTCGGCCGTGCGGTTCGATCGGTGGATCCGATCGGCGGAGTGACCGAGGTGGGCTGGACCGTGGGCGGGAAGATGGCCTGGCGGGTCGGACCGGATGGCGGACGCGAGGAGTGGACCTGGGACGGTGAAGGCAACCTGACCGGCCACACGGATGCCGCCGGCGGCTGGACGGCGATCGTCAGCGGCGTCTTCGACCTGCCGGTGCTGAGGATCAACCCCGACGGCAGCCGGATGTCCTTCGGCTACGACACCGAGTTGCGGCTCACCTCGGTCCAGAATTCCGCCGGTCGACGGTGGCTCTACGAGTACGACGCGGCGGGCCGGCTGGTCGCCGAGACCGACTTCAACGGACGGTCCCTGAGCTATCGGCATGACGCGCTCGGTCGCCTGGTCGCGACGAGGAACGGGCTGGGCCAGGAGACTGCCCTGCAGTACGACCTGGCCGGCAACCTGATCGAGCGCGAGACCGTCGACGGGGTGACCAGTTTCGCCTACGACGCGGCAGGCCGGCTGATGACCGCCGCGACGGCCGGGGCGGTGGTGCATCTGGAGCGCGATCGGTGTGGTCGGGTGGTGCGGGAGACCGTGAACGGCCGCACCGTCGTTTCCGGGTTCGACTCGGCCGGACGCCGGGTGTCGCGTTTGACGCCGACCGGGGTGGCATCGCGGTGGTCGTTCGACGCGGCCGGCCGGCCGGAGTCGTTGACCAGCGGTCGGCACGAGGTGCGATTCGAGTTCGACGAGGCCGGGCGGGAGATCGGCCGTCTCTTCTCCGCCGGCGCCGTGCTGGCCCAACAGTTCGATGCCGGCCACCGGATGATCACGCAGGTGATCGGAGCCCGATCCGGACCCGTCGCCACGTCGCGGACGTTCGACTACCGGGTCGACGGCGCGTTGGCCGGCCTGTCGAACGAACTCACCGGCGTCTCCCGGCGGTTCGACCTCGACCCGTCCGGCCGCGTGGTCGGGGTGCGGGCGGCCGGGTGGTCCGAGAACTACGCGTACGACCCGCTGGGTCAGTTGTCCGAGGCGTCCTTCGCCGGCTGCCGGTCCGACGGCGGTGGAGGTCGGGAGTACGCCGGAACGCAGATCACCCGCGCCGGGAACGTCAACTACGGCCACGATCGTCAGGGTCGGGTGGTGGTCAGGTCGAAGAAGCGGTTGTCCCGCAAACCCGAGACCTGGCGGTACAGCTACGACGCCCACGACCGCATGGTGTCCGCGTGGTCGGGGGACCGGCAGTGGTCGTACACCTACGACGCGTTCGGACGGCGGATCAGCAAGCAACGCCGTGATGCCTCCGGGCACATCGCCGAGCAGGTGCTGTTCACCTGGGATGGCAACGTCCTGATCGAGCAGGTGGCACTCGGCCCCGGGGCCACGCCCAAGGTCACGACGTGGGACTACCTGCCCGGTTCGTGGCGCCCGGTGACGCAGGCCGATTCCCGCGGGAAAGACCGGCAGTTCTGGGCCGTTGTCAGTGACCTGGTCGGCACCCCGACCGAGCTGGTGAGCCCCGACGGCGCCCGCGTAGCGTGGAGCAATGGTGATTCGACCCTGTGGGGCGCGCCGCGGAAGCTGCCGGACGCCCCCTCGAAGTACGACATCGACTGCCCGCTGCGCTTCCCGGGGCAATACGCCGATGACGAGACCGGCCTCAACTACAACCGCCACCGCTACTACGACCCCGTCGCCGCGCGCTACACCACCGCCGACCCCCTCGGCCTGGCGCCGGCCGACGACCCTCATGGGTACGTGCTCAACCCCACGGGGTGGGCTGACCCACTCGGGTTGGCGCCTTGCGGAGCGACAAGTCCGTTGGATAGAGCACCGAACGACCTCAGTGCATTTGGCAACAGGTCAGGACCCCGGCCGCCGCGCGCCAGCGATATCGAAATCGACGAGAACGGGATGACGGTTCCGCAGGCGCCACCTACACCTTCAGGTGCTTCGACCTTTGGGGATCCGCTGGGGGCAAGATTGACCGGGCACTACCACACGATTCCGGAAGGGACGCCTATGCCTGACGGTTTGTCGGTCGTGCGAGACGGTTCCGACGTCGGTGGACCGCATTCGCCGACTCATGCCACCATCTATCCGACCCTGCCGATGTCGCCGGAGACCTTCGCGGAGAAGTTCACCAGTCTTCCTTGGCAACATGGAGGAAAGCTGTGA
- a CDS encoding TetR/AcrR family transcriptional regulator: MAGDTRGGPEKRSDRTKAEILRAARELLAAHGYDRTTIRAVAAEAGIDPSMVMRYFVNKAQLFDAALDIDLRLPDLSAVPLDELPALIVRLFLDRWESNPTGDALLVLLRSAVTNDHAAAQMHQVFAEQVAPTLATALGHDLAQRRAGLVAAQLLGLGLTRYLLRLPAVAGLSREEIEHSLTPAIRATLELA, from the coding sequence ATGGCGGGAGATACACGAGGTGGCCCGGAGAAGCGCTCCGATCGGACGAAGGCCGAGATCCTGCGAGCCGCTCGGGAGCTGCTGGCCGCCCACGGATACGACCGCACGACCATTCGCGCCGTCGCCGCCGAGGCCGGCATCGATCCGTCGATGGTCATGCGGTACTTCGTGAATAAGGCGCAGCTCTTCGACGCCGCGCTGGACATTGACCTGCGCCTGCCGGACCTGTCGGCCGTCCCGCTCGACGAGCTGCCGGCGCTGATCGTCCGCCTCTTCCTCGACCGATGGGAGAGCAACCCGACCGGCGACGCTCTGTTGGTGCTGCTCCGCTCGGCGGTGACCAACGACCACGCCGCGGCTCAGATGCATCAGGTCTTCGCCGAGCAGGTCGCCCCCACGCTGGCTACGGCGCTCGGGCACGACCTCGCCCAGCGGCGGGCCGGCCTGGTCGCGGCGCAGCTTCTCGGCCTGGGGTTGACCCGGTACCTGTTACGCCTCCCAGCCGTGGCGGGGCTCTCCCGGGAGGAGATCGAACACTCCCTCACCCCGGCCATCCGGGCGACCCTCGAACTCGCCTGA